The Populus alba chromosome 6, ASM523922v2, whole genome shotgun sequence genome contains a region encoding:
- the LOC118058206 gene encoding WAT1-related protein At4g30420-like, whose product MSVIDSYKPVMAMMGVQVLEAGVAIFSEAAFSRGLSPEILSVYRQVIAALVIAPMAYFSRRRASSTISLGLKEFVLLYVAALLGPTINSIAYFEGISLSSSTMSSTMSNLVPGLTFVFTAAIGMEKVNIRSLRSNAKIIGTVISVSGAMSMALLRGPKLLNAGIVAIKSSSGSSGETWLLGSLILFGNSCCWAIWTIMQVPISARCPDPLLSTAWMCFFGSIQTTAVTIFIKTDPQAWKPHSNLEYACLLYVGIASASIIVLQAWCIARRGPLFSAMFSPLSTVIVTTLAAIFQHEMVYTASLLGAIAVIAGLYMVLWGKAEDRRETRQGANSMPQVDQTSIQQGSIDESSGKNVCKINLEKPLLPDKFSNVDKV is encoded by the exons ATGAGTGTGATAGATAGTTACAAGCCTGTGATGGCTATGATGGGAGTACAGGTTCTTGAAGCAGGAGTAGCTATTTTTTCTGAAGCAGCATTTTCACGAGGATTAAGTCCTGAAATCCTGTCAGTCTACAGGCAGGTCATTGCAGCCTTGGTCATAGCACCTATGGCTTATTTCTCAAGAAG GAGAGCGTCCAGTACAATTTCTCTGGGACTAAAGGAATTTGTATTGTTATATGTAGCTGCTTTGCTTGG CCCAACAATCAACTCAATTGCCTACTTTGAAGGCATCTCcttatcttcttcaacaatgtcAAGCACAATGTCTAATTTAGTTCCTGGACTCACTTTTGTATTTACAGCAGCTATAGG AATGGAGAAAGTCAATATCCGCAGCTTGAGAAGTAACGCGAAGATAATAGGGACAGTTATCAGTGTTAGTGGAGCCATGTCCATGGCGTTGCTCAGAGGGCCAAAGCTACTTAACGCAGGAATCGTAGCAATAAAATCTTCCAGCGGCTCTAGTGGTGAGACTTGGTTGCTGGGTTCACTAATCCTTTTTGGAAACAGTTGTTGCTGGGCAATTTGGACCATCATGCAG GTCCCAATATCAGCAAGATGTCCTGATCCCTTACTCTCTACTGCTTGGATGTGTTTCTTTGGATCCATACAGACAACAGCAGTTACCATCTTCATAAAGACAGATCCACAAGCCTGGAAACCACATTCAAATCTTGAGTATGCTTGTTTGCTCTACGTA GGGATTGCTTCTGCAAGCATCATTGTTCTTCAAGCCTGGTGCATTGCACGCAGGGGTCCGCTCTTCTCAGCAATGTTCAGCCCCCTATCTACTGTTATTGTGACCACCTTAGCTGCTATCTTTCAGCATGAAATGGTTTACACGGCAAG CTTGTTAGGCGCTATTGCTGTGATCGCTGGTTTGTATATGGTGCTGTGGGGTAAAGCTGAAGACCGAAGGGAGACCAGACAAGGGGCAAATTCTATGCCACAAGTTGACCAGACAAGTATTCAGCAAGGTTCTATAGATGAATCTTCAGGAAAGAACGTCTGCAAAATAAATTTGGAAAAGCCACTTCTACCTGACAAATTCTCTAATGTCGACAAAGTTTGA